One Candidatus Bathyarchaeota archaeon genomic region harbors:
- a CDS encoding Rieske (2Fe-2S) protein, protein MNDSSWVFAIEEDKLIEDSMHVAFPKGIPIILIKKEGKIYAVSNKCAHMACPLSGGTLVDHTLTCPCHDWKYDIRTGEFLHAKEIKIPIYQWKLDKGKIFVKIEG, encoded by the coding sequence ATGAATGATTCTTCATGGGTTTTTGCGATTGAAGAAGATAAGTTAATTGAAGATAGCATGCATGTTGCCTTCCCAAAGGGGATACCAATTATCCTTATAAAAAAAGAAGGCAAGATTTATGCTGTTTCGAATAAATGCGCTCATATGGCTTGTCCACTTTCAGGAGGGACTCTTGTAGATCATACTCTAACGTGCCCATGTCATGATTGGAAGTATGACATAAGAACAGGCGAATTTCTTCACGCAAAAGAAATAAAAATACCTATCTATCAATGGAAACTAGATAAAGGCAAAATATTTGTAAAAATTGAAGGTTGA
- a CDS encoding molybdopterin-binding protein, with protein MPTNKDVKFELLFIGNELLIGKILNMNSQWLTRQITLLGGTCSRINVVRDVLEEISSVIKEILNRSPRFLIISGGLGPTYDDMTLEGLSLAIDKPLGINKTALSWITHKYQELYEKKRLGDPTITPARKKMANLPSGSIPLPNPVGSAPGVLLKKEITNVICLPGVQSELKAIFEESVKSEIVKEVGKRYFAESNFFVKGIGESSMAPAIEEVMKKSSPYVYIKSHPKQDESDSIVEFHLTTPNDPQCFDKSKDFLEEKIKTAQEELESKISKLGGTIILKE; from the coding sequence TTGCCGACAAACAAAGATGTAAAATTTGAACTGTTGTTCATAGGCAATGAATTATTAATAGGAAAAATTTTGAATATGAATAGCCAGTGGCTTACACGTCAAATTACACTATTGGGAGGAACATGTTCAAGAATTAATGTTGTTAGAGATGTTCTTGAAGAGATCTCTAGCGTGATAAAGGAGATTCTAAATCGTTCTCCTAGATTTCTCATAATCTCAGGTGGTTTGGGTCCCACTTACGATGACATGACTCTTGAGGGTTTATCATTAGCCATAGACAAACCATTAGGAATCAACAAAACTGCACTTTCATGGATAACCCATAAATATCAAGAGCTTTATGAAAAAAAACGTTTAGGTGATCCTACAATCACACCTGCAAGAAAAAAAATGGCGAATCTTCCATCAGGTTCGATACCATTACCGAATCCTGTAGGATCTGCGCCCGGTGTGCTTTTGAAAAAGGAAATTACGAATGTTATATGCCTACCTGGAGTCCAAAGTGAGTTAAAAGCGATATTTGAGGAAAGTGTAAAAAGCGAAATTGTAAAAGAAGTTGGAAAGCGTTATTTTGCAGAATCTAATTTTTTCGTAAAAGGCATCGGTGAAAGTTCAATGGCACCTGCAATTGAAGAAGTTATGAAGAAAAGTAGTCCTTACGTTTATATAAAATCACATCCGAAACAGGATGAATCTGATTCTATCGTTGAATTTCACTTGACTACTCCCAATGATCCGCAATGTTTTGATAAGAGCAAAGATTTCTTAGAAGAAAAGATCAAAACAGCTCAAGAAGAGTTAGAATCCAAAATTAGCAAGCTTGGAGGAACTATAATACTTAAAGAATAA
- a CDS encoding glutaredoxin family protein yields the protein MVKVVMYTLSTCPWCRKTKQFFTDKKIPFDFIDYDLADEKEQERIKSEMSKYGGSIAFPFVIIGEEAIVGYNPENYAELLGL from the coding sequence ATGGTAAAAGTAGTTATGTATACTCTAAGTACTTGCCCTTGGTGTAGGAAAACAAAGCAATTCTTTACCGATAAAAAGATCCCTTTCGACTTCATAGATTACGATTTGGCAGATGAGAAGGAACAAGAGAGGATAAAGAGTGAAATGTCGAAGTACGGCGGCTCAATAGCTTTTCCATTTGTAATAATTGGAGAAGAGGCTATTGTTGGATATAACCCTGAGAACTATGCAGAGTTATTGGGGTTGTAG